From the genome of Miscanthus floridulus cultivar M001 chromosome 10, ASM1932011v1, whole genome shotgun sequence, one region includes:
- the LOC136487690 gene encoding probable ribose-5-phosphate isomerase 2 — protein sequence MGSAAASPPPSGKLTQDELKRVAAHRAVDFVEPGMTLGLGTGSTAAHALDRLGDLLRAGALPGVAGVPTSLKTEAHASAVGIPLLPLDAASGARIALSIDGADEVDPDLNLVKGRGGSLLREKMIEGAGERFVVIVDESKLVPRLGCTGAIPVEVIPFGAPHTLVLIRNLFDGLPGFHARLRTVPKTKGDDGSEQPFVTDNGNCIVEMFFEDGIRGDLRDISDRLLRITGVVEHGMFLGMATTVIVANQDGTVAVMGRKK from the coding sequence ATGGgcagcgccgccgcctcgccgccaCCGTCGGGGAAGCTGACGCAGGACGAGCTGAAGCGCGTGGCGGCGCACCGCGCGGTGGACTTCGTGGAGCCCGGCATGACGCTGGGCCTGGGCACGGGGTCCACGGCGGCGCACGCGCTGGACCGCCTGGGCGACCTGCTCCGCGCGGGCGCGCTCCCGGGCGTCGCCGGCGTGCCCACCTCCCTCAAGACGGAGGCCCACGCGTCCGCCGTCGGGATCCCGCTGCTCCCGCTCGACGCCGCCTCGGGCGCCAGgatcgcgctctccatcgacggcGCCGACGAGGTCGACCCGGACCTCAACCTTGTCAAGGGACGCGGCGGGTCCCTGCTCCGCGAGAAGATGATCGAGGGCGCCGGGGAACGATTCGTCGTCATCGTCGACGAGTCCAAGCTCGTGCCCCGCCTCGGATGCACGGGCGCCATCCCCGTCGAGGTCATCCCCTTCGGCGCGCCCCACACGCTGGTCCTCATCCGCAACCTGTTCGACGGCTTGCCCGGATTCCACGCCAGGCTCAGGACCGTCCCCAAAACCAAGGGGGACGACGGCTCGGAGCAGCCCTTCGTCACCGACAACGGCAACTGCATCGTCGAGATGTTCTTCGAGGACGGCATCCGCGGCGACCTGCGCGACATCAGCGACCGCCTGCTCCGGATCACCGGCGTCGTCGAGCACGGCATGTTCCTGGGCATGGCCACCACCGTCATCGTCGCCAACCAGGACGGCACCGTCGCAGTCATGGGCAGGAAGAAGTAG